The nucleotide window GTGTACTCTCCAAGTTGATACGTTCGATCAATTTGGGGTCAGCCTGGATTCTGATCTCTATTTTATCTGTATGAAAGTAGGTCAGCACCATATTGTCAGGTATATTGGAAAAATCAACAGGCAATAGAAGATCAGTCTGAACCTTGTCAGTGCTACAGCCGGAAATATCAAAAAGAACAGATATCAAAAAAAGAACAGATATTAAAAAAAAAACACGCTTGTTACAAGATTTCTTATGCATTCCTGATCGAATCTATGATACGGGTAAAAGAGTTGACTTTTTCAACATCATGGACTCTGACAATGTGTGCCCCTTTCAGGATAGAGGCTGCAACAGCCGCCAGTGTGCCATATTCGGTCTTTATATTATCCGGGCCAACCTGTACTTTTTCTTTTTGACTCAAAATATTTTGAATAAAAGACTTGCGGGACGGTCCCATGAGAACAGGATACCCCAACTCAGTAATCTTATCCAGATGGTTGAGAATGACCAGATTATGTTCAACGGTTTTTCCAAACCCAATGCCCGGATCAAGGATTATATTTTTCTTTTGTATGCCTTTTTCCATGGCATGGGCCGCTCTTGACTCAAGGTAGCTCGTTATTTCAAGCATCAAATCATCATAATTGGGGTCCACCTGCATGGTTTCCGGGGTTCCCTTCATGTGCATTAGCACCACGGGAACCCCTTGCCTGGCAGCAAGGTCGGCCATGGCAGGGTCTTTTTCAAATGCGGAGATATCATTGATTATGGCGGCTCCGGCATCCAGAGCCTCTTTGGCAACAACAGATTTCACCGTATCAATGGAAATAGGCACGTCAATTTGTTTTGCCAAAGCTTCAATGACCGGGATGACCCGGTCAAGTTCTTCTTGTTCCGATACCGGCTCGGAAAATGGCCTTGTTGATTCTCCTCCGATATCAAGAATATGTGCCCCGTCTTCAACCAGTTTGATGCCCTGAGTTACTGCTTTGTCAACAGTGTTGAAACGGCCTCCATCGGAAAAAGAATCAGGTGTTGCATTTAAAATTCCCATGATACAGGTTTCAGTACCCAGTTCGAGGTGAAATCGGTCAAAGTCAAGTGTGAATGGCTGCATTTGCTCTACTCCTATTCCCTTTTATCAGTGTCATCCGTATCATCCGAACTTTTGCCGTCTGATTTGGAAGAATCCTGATTATCCGATGTTTCAGCCTGTTCATCCCTCTCAATGACGTTCGTGCTATCTTGCCCGGATGTCTCCTGATTTTCAGGCTCAATATGCTGTTTCGGCTTAATATAAATATTTTTTTTGCCAAAAAAATCAAACTCAGGCCGCATGGAGGCAATCATATTATCCAGCTCAGGCCCTAAAATAGTTTCTTTTTCAATGAGCAGTTCCGTCAATGCGTGGAGAATATCAATATTTTCTTCAAGGACTTTTTTCGCAGTTTTATAAGCCTTGTCAATGATCAAGGAAACCTCTGCATCAATTTTTCTGGCGGTTTCTTCTGAGTAGGCTTTGGCCTGGGTCATTTCACGACCGATAAAAATATTGTCATCATGATTCTCATAGGACAGGGGGGCCAGATTATCACTCATGCCAAATGTTCTGACCATGCTGTTGGCAAGCTTTGTGGCCTGTTTGATATCATTGGATGCACCCGTACTGATGCGTTTAAAAATAAGATCTTCCGCCACACGTCCGCCAAAGGCAATGGCAAGCTCATTTTCAAGCTGGTCCTTATATTTAAAATCCCCTTCTTCAGGAAGAAACCAGGTAACCCCGGCAGCCCTGCCCCTGGGAATAATGGTAATCTTGTTAACGGCATCTGTGTTGGGCAAAAACCTTGCCACAAGGGCATGCCCGCCTTCATGATATGCAGTTGTTTTTTTGTCTTCGTCCTTGATGACCTTGGATTTTCTTTCAAGACCCATGTAAACCTTGTCTTTTGAATCTTCAAAATCTTTCATGGTCAGTTTTTCATGGTCCTGTTTGGCAGCCAGGAGTGCGGCTTCATTCACAAGGTTTTCAAGGTCTGCACCGGAAAAACCAGGGGTGCCTTTTGCCAGAATCACCGGATCCACATCATTGTCCAGGGGGGTTTTTTTCATGTGAACCCTTAAAATGCCTTCACGGCCTTTAATATCAGGCATGTCCACCACGACCTGACGGTCAAACCGCCCCGGACGAAGCAGAGCCGGGTCCAGAACATCCGCCCTGTTGGTGGCTGCCATAAGAATAACGCCTTCATTGGATTCAAACCCGTCCATTTCCACCAGCAGCTGGTTCAGGGTCTGTTCTCTTTCATCGTGGCCTCCGCCCAGGCCTGCGCCTCTCTGACGTCCAACCGCATCAATCTCATCTATAAATATAATACAGGGAGCGTTTTTTTTACCCTGGGCAAAAAGATCCCTCACCCTGGAAGCACCAACTCCCACAAACATTTCAACAAAATCAGACCCGCTGATGGTAAAAAAGGGAACCCCTGCCTCACCTGCAACAGCCCTTGATAAAAGTGTTTTTCCGGTTCCTGGATTTCCAACCAGTAAAACACCTTTTGGAATCCGTCCGCCAAGCCTTGTATATTTTGAAGGGTTTTTTAAAAAATCAACAACCTCGGTCAATTCTTCTTTGGCCTCATCAATTCCCTGGACATTGGCAAAGGTGACTTTTTCTCCCTTATCATCTATGAGTCTTGCCCGGCTTTTTCCAAAGGACATGGCTTTTCCGCCACCTGCCCCCCCCTGCATCTGGCGCATAAAAAAGATCCACACACCAATGAGTACAATCATGGGCAACCAGGATACGATAATTGACATAAACCAGGAGTTCTCAGCCGGTGGTTTTGCTTTAATGGCAACCCCTTTGGAACGCAGAAAACTGATCAGTTCTCCATCGTCCGGCGCAAAACTTTTATACCTGGCACCGCTTCCATCGGTCAGATATAAATCCCGGCCCTGGATCACCACACTCTGGACGCGTCCGTCTTCAACCATTGCAAGGAACTCTGAATACCCGACTTCCACCTGCCCGGTCTGTTGCTGATTGAAAATATTGTAAAGCATGACCATCATCAGAACAATCACCAGCCACAGGGAAATATTTTTATAAAATTGATTCAAGATTTTTCCTTTCCTTAATTCTTAAATAACCCAATCATTTTTCAGAAGCCGGTTCGACCTGTTTTGATTTCAAGGTTCATGCGATTAACCGACAACTGTTTTTATCCTTAAAAAACACCCTGATCCATAAACATAAAATCAAAGTATACAAGCACATATTAAACATGAAATATGAATATACAAGAAAAATCTTAGCCTTAGCGACCTTGTTTTTCCCTTGCTGTTCGCCTTGATTGCTTCTCTTTGTTTCCGATTTGCCTTAAGGGTTTATCTTCTTTTTTGATTATAATGCTATCCTTGTTTTTGTAAACCCTTATCTGACCAGGCAAATCCAGACTGATGCCCGAGGGACGATCAAAGCAAAATTGTATCATATCCTCTATATGGGCAAAACAAATCCGCTTTAAATCTTTTTTAACCTTCCATATTGCCTTTCTGAAGACACGGTTTAAAATCGCCGGATGAAGCTCTGACATTAAGTTTTTTGACAAGGCAACAGCATGATTGTCTGTTTTGATCAAACACCTGTTAAACTGCCTGTCGGTTTCCATGTCCCAAAAATCTTCTTCCTTTCTTAATATCCGGCTCAGCCTGTCAAGGGCATCAATGATTTCAGGATTGTATTCCGACTGGAGCCGGGGAAGCAACCGGTGGCGGATATTATTTCTTAAATAGGCCATATCCGTATTGGACGAATCAACCCGGTAAGCCTGTTTTTTATCTGTTAAAAAATCAAGGATCTGGATTTTTAAAACCCGGATCAAGGGCCGGATATATCTGTTGTTGCGTATGGCCGGGATTCCTGAAAGCCCTTTGGAGCCTGCTCCCCTTAGCAGGTTCATCAATACCAGTTCAACGTTATCGTCTTTGGTGTGACCGGTGGCAATTTTTGTATACCCATGAAGTTTGGCTGTTTGTTCAAAAAAACGGTATCTGACATCCCGGCCGGCCTCTTCAATTGATAGACGATGCTGTTTGGCATACTTTTTTACATCTGTTTGCTCACCATGAAACAACAGGTCAAGATTGTGTGCAAAACTTTTTACAAAAATTTCGTCTGCTAAAGATTCATCTTCTCGAAGCATGTGATTCATATGGGCAATGCCGATATTTAAGCGGTATTTTTTTTTAACGGCCAGCAACGACAACACCAGGGCAACGGAATCAGGGCCGCCTGATACGGCAACCAATACCTTGTCTTCCTGTTCAAGCAGGTTAAATTCATGAACAGTATCGGCAATGATGTCAATAAATTCTTTTTTCATGCACATCCTGGTGGTTGCGTCAGCATGCAAACAAAGGCATCCTGGATTTTTCAATCAATCCGGATGCCCATGCTTTTTCAAAAAAAGTGGTAATGGCGGCTTCCCCGTTTTTTCCAATATCTTTTGAAAAATCATTTACATAAAGTTCGATATGCTGTTGGATCACATCTTCATCCAGCTCCTGGGCATGAGTTTGAATATAATCATAGGCCATGGCAGGATTTAAAAAAGCATGGTCAATGCTTTGGCGAATCAGTTGTTGAATCGTGCAGACCACCTTGGGGTCAATGTCTCGCTTGACAGCAATACAGCCCAAAGGGATGGGAAGGGAGGTTTTATCTTCCCACCACTGACCCAGGTCTGCTTTTAATTCAAGCCCCATGGTTTGATAAACAAACCTGCCTTCATGGATAATAACCCCGAAATCGGCTTTGTTTTCCATGACTGCGGGCATGACTTTTTCAAAAGGCATGGGCATGACCTGCATGTCTTGGCCCTTAAAGAGATCGTCCATATAAAATTTGAAAAGATGGTAAGCTGTTGTGCCAAGACCGGGCACGGCAATCACGGGCCTGGCCTTATCATCCAGGGACCTGCCGGGATTTGATATGATCAGCGGGCCGCAGCCCATGCCCAGGGCAGACCCAGTTCGCAGCAGGGCATATTTGTCCATGAGGCTGCCAAATGCGGCAAAGGACAGTTTGGTAATATCATATGCCCCTTTGGCTGCATTCTGGTTCAAAGTTTCCACATCCTCAAGCACGATGTCAAATGCGTATCCTTGAAGATCAATCAATTGTCCGGCAATAGCCTTGAA belongs to Desulfobacula toluolica Tol2 and includes:
- the folP gene encoding dihydropteroate synthase produces the protein MQPFTLDFDRFHLELGTETCIMGILNATPDSFSDGGRFNTVDKAVTQGIKLVEDGAHILDIGGESTRPFSEPVSEQEELDRVIPVIEALAKQIDVPISIDTVKSVVAKEALDAGAAIINDISAFEKDPAMADLAARQGVPVVLMHMKGTPETMQVDPNYDDLMLEITSYLESRAAHAMEKGIQKKNIILDPGIGFGKTVEHNLVILNHLDKITELGYPVLMGPSRKSFIQNILSQKEKVQVGPDNIKTEYGTLAAVAASILKGAHIVRVHDVEKVNSFTRIIDSIRNA
- the ftsH gene encoding ATP-dependent zinc metalloprotease FtsH, yielding MNQFYKNISLWLVIVLMMVMLYNIFNQQQTGQVEVGYSEFLAMVEDGRVQSVVIQGRDLYLTDGSGARYKSFAPDDGELISFLRSKGVAIKAKPPAENSWFMSIIVSWLPMIVLIGVWIFFMRQMQGGAGGGKAMSFGKSRARLIDDKGEKVTFANVQGIDEAKEELTEVVDFLKNPSKYTRLGGRIPKGVLLVGNPGTGKTLLSRAVAGEAGVPFFTISGSDFVEMFVGVGASRVRDLFAQGKKNAPCIIFIDEIDAVGRQRGAGLGGGHDEREQTLNQLLVEMDGFESNEGVILMAATNRADVLDPALLRPGRFDRQVVVDMPDIKGREGILRVHMKKTPLDNDVDPVILAKGTPGFSGADLENLVNEAALLAAKQDHEKLTMKDFEDSKDKVYMGLERKSKVIKDEDKKTTAYHEGGHALVARFLPNTDAVNKITIIPRGRAAGVTWFLPEEGDFKYKDQLENELAIAFGGRVAEDLIFKRISTGASNDIKQATKLANSMVRTFGMSDNLAPLSYENHDDNIFIGREMTQAKAYSEETARKIDAEVSLIIDKAYKTAKKVLEENIDILHALTELLIEKETILGPELDNMIASMRPEFDFFGKKNIYIKPKQHIEPENQETSGQDSTNVIERDEQAETSDNQDSSKSDGKSSDDTDDTDKRE
- the tilS gene encoding tRNA lysidine(34) synthetase TilS, which codes for MKKEFIDIIADTVHEFNLLEQEDKVLVAVSGGPDSVALVLSLLAVKKKYRLNIGIAHMNHMLREDESLADEIFVKSFAHNLDLLFHGEQTDVKKYAKQHRLSIEEAGRDVRYRFFEQTAKLHGYTKIATGHTKDDNVELVLMNLLRGAGSKGLSGIPAIRNNRYIRPLIRVLKIQILDFLTDKKQAYRVDSSNTDMAYLRNNIRHRLLPRLQSEYNPEIIDALDRLSRILRKEEDFWDMETDRQFNRCLIKTDNHAVALSKNLMSELHPAILNRVFRKAIWKVKKDLKRICFAHIEDMIQFCFDRPSGISLDLPGQIRVYKNKDSIIIKKEDKPLRQIGNKEKQSRRTAREKQGR
- a CDS encoding menaquinone biosynthesis family protein; its protein translation is MKPNKTYSLAYSSCPNDTFIFKAIAGQLIDLQGYAFDIVLEDVETLNQNAAKGAYDITKLSFAAFGSLMDKYALLRTGSALGMGCGPLIISNPGRSLDDKARPVIAVPGLGTTAYHLFKFYMDDLFKGQDMQVMPMPFEKVMPAVMENKADFGVIIHEGRFVYQTMGLELKADLGQWWEDKTSLPIPLGCIAVKRDIDPKVVCTIQQLIRQSIDHAFLNPAMAYDYIQTHAQELDEDVIQQHIELYVNDFSKDIGKNGEAAITTFFEKAWASGLIEKSRMPLFAC